A window from Montipora capricornis isolate CH-2021 chromosome 7, ASM3666992v2, whole genome shotgun sequence encodes these proteins:
- the LOC138057811 gene encoding uncharacterized protein, whose amino-acid sequence MERSKSLRALFARKYHSREDSEVGKHYREQYGNFKRIMKFDIDFKKAKKTHMEESVDESTKLRTLLLYCISRILNGGLVTCENLVRMESLSTLKRNEHGSLDSVDLVQPR is encoded by the exons atgGAAAGGAGCAAGTCTCTTCGCGCTTTATTTGCAA GAAAATATCACTCACGAGAAGACTCGGAAGTCGGAAAACATTATCGCGAACAATATGGCAATTTTAAG AGAATCATGAAATTCGACATCGACTTCAAGAAAGCTAAGAAAACACATATGGAGGAATCAGTGGACGAGTCGACAAAGTTAAGaactttattactttattgTATCTCTAGAATTCTTAATGGTGGCTTAGTAACTTGTGAAAACTTAGTAAGAATGGAGTCGCTGTCAACTCTCAAGAGGAACGAACATGGCTCATTGGACAGTGTGGATTTAGTTCAGCCGAGGTGA